The DNA window GACGCCTGCTCACGCCGCGAATGCTGGAGCGGGTCCGCGGCCGGGTCAGTGTCAAACGCTGGGAGTACATTAACCGGGTCGTGGTGACGGTCGGTCCCGTGCAGCCCCGCATCAAAGCGGGCGTCGCCGTGGCGATTGTCCGCGACTGCCTGTCGGCGCTGGCCGCCTTGCATCGCCAGGGGGTTGTTCACGGCGATATCAAGCCGTCGAACATCATGCTCAAACGGACCGGCAACGCCAAGATTGTCGACATTGGTTCGGCCTTTGAGGTCAATGTGCCGCCGACACACCGCACCTGCACGCCCGCCTATGCGGCGCCGGAAGTGATCGACGGCGGCGACGCCACGCCCCGCAGCGACCTGGCCAGCCTGGGTTATGTGCTGGTCGAGCTATTGTCGGGCCAGCCGATCTTCATGGAGCAGCGCACCCGCGGCGAACTGCTGCACGCCAAGCGCACCCTGCCGAATCGCCTGGACGAATTCCTGCCCGACGAAGTCACCTGCAACGACCTGCTGATGAACTTCTGCCGGGGGCTGATCGCACCCGACCCGGCCCGCCGGTTCCCCAGCGCCGAGGCAGCCGACCTGCTCAAAGAGGGCGCCGCCGCCTTCCAGCGACAACTGGTGATGAGCAATCTGGCCAGCGAATACGACAATGAGATTCGCCTGTGGCTCGAAGAGCTGAACGAACTCGACACCCACCAGGACGCCGACACCTCGAGCCACTAACGACCGTTCGTCTTTGGTAGCGGACGTCGATGCAATTGCGGACGGAAATCCCAAGTCAGTCGTCTTTCGTCGACCAACGGCGTTTACTGCCCGGCGTTCTGGGCGGCGATTTCGAGAATCAGCTTGCGCGGGGCGCCGATCTGACGAATGTGGATCTCGCCCAGGTACGGGGCAGCCGCCGGGGCGCAAAAACCGGGCTTCCTGGCGACAAACGTGCAGGTGTGATCGGCCCGGAACGTGGGCTCGCCGGGCTCGCCCGTTTCGCAATCCAGGCCGCTGGGCAGATCAATCGCCAGTCGCCGGCAAGGCTGCTGGTTGAGACGCCGCAGGACCGCATCCAGCGGCGGCCGCGGGTTCCCTTCCGCTCCCGTCCCCAGCAACGCATCGACAATCCAGTCGACGCCGAACAGGCTGCGGCTGAGCTGCTCGCCGTCGTACGCGCCGCGGAAGTGTTCGATCGGCAGGCCCGCCTGCTGCAGTAACCGGTAGTTGGTCGCCGCGTCCCCCTGCAGCTGGTCTTCGTCCGCCCAGACCAGCGTCCGCGTTTCGACGCCCAGCAGGTCCAGCCAGCGGGCCAGGGCAAAGCCATCGCCGCCGTTGTTCCCTTTGCCGCAACAAACGGCGACCGGCCCCTGCACGCCCAGGCCAAGCAGCAGGTCGGCGGCGCCCCGGGCCGCGTTTTCCATCAGCACCAGGCCGGGGATGCCGTATTCTTCGATCGCCCGGCGGTCGACTTCGCGGATCAGGCCGCGCGGCAGGACAGGCGGTTCCATCAGCTCTTCCGGAAATAAATCGTGTTGGAGCGCGGGCCGTGGGCGCCAATCACCAGGGACTGTTCAATGTCGGCCGTTTTGGACGGACCGCTGATAAACACGCCAAAGTCCGGCCCGGAAAATTCAATGCGAGCGTAAGCCTGGTGCATTTGATGCACCACCTGCACGCCGTCGATCACCAGCGCCAAATGCTGCGGCAGGAAATAGACGACCCGGTGGCGGATGCCGCGATCCGTCACCCAGACAGCCCCGTTCTCCGCCACGGCGAACTGCGCCGGCAGGACGGCAAAGTCGACATCACCCAGTTCGTGAGGATCTTCGACCGCCTGCAGATCCACGTTGCCGCGTATGCCCGGGATGAGCGAAACGATTTTTTTGGCGTCGGCATAAAACGGGTTCCCGTCAAGATCCGCCTGGAGCGACGCACCATCTTCGACCACCAGGGCGCGACCGCCGACGCTGGCCAGGACATCGGAAAAATGGGCCAGCGGGTCCGGGTACTCGACCCAGGCCTGATCAAGCGACGGCGCGGCGGCCGCTTCCGGCAAATGGCGCCGCACGTTCTGTAAGATCTTGTCCCGGCTGTTCATTCGGCCACAATCCTCAGTCCAAATCCTCAGTCCAAACGGGCATGCCCTGATCCCCGGCCTGGAGCCGTTCGCCGTTGATGACTGCGCGGAACGGGGCAGGGCCGACATCCCTGTTTGATAACATGCGCGGCAGAGCATGTCTATCCGCAACCCAAGCGGGGCAGGGCAGGGGAGCTGGCCGGAAAGCGGGCGAACCGGCAGAGATCGGGCCGCTGGCCTGCAGGGGTGCGTCCCCGTTGATTTCGGGGTGGTGGACCTGCATGCAGGTTTGTTTGGCGTCGCGGAGGAAGAGGGACTTCTGGCGAAGTCCACTACGGTCGGCTTTTTGATTCTTTGTTGTGAAGCAGCATGAGCATGACGGATCCTGATCTCCGTCGTGGCTACTTTTTGTCGTCGAAGACCGTCCAGACGTACGTTTTGGCCCGCAGTTCGGCGAGAAAATCCTGCTGCTGCTTCTGCACGCGGGCGTTCTTGATGGCGTCTTTGATTTTGGGCTGGGCGTCGACGAAAGAGACCTGGCCATCGTCGATCCGCTCGATCACGCGAATAATGTGATAGCCGTTTCGGTCTTCAATGATCTGACTGAGCTTGCCGATCGGCAGCGTGAAAATGGCTTCGTCGAGCGCTTCCGAGGCCAGGCTGCCACGGGTGGTCCAGTCGTGATACCCGCCTTTGGAGGCGTTTGATCCCTGCGAAGAGCGTTTCGCCACCACGGCGAACTGGGCGCCGCCGACGACTTCGTTCCCCATCTGGGCAATCGCCTGGCGAGCCGCCTGGGGCGAAGGGTGATCCGTAAAGCGAACCATCAAACGTTCCCAGCGGGCCTTGGCGGGCACATCGTAGTCGGCCGCATGTTCGCGGTAGTAGGTTAGCATTTCTGCGTGGGTGACTTCCGCTTCGGTATCGACCTGGCGTCGCAGATGCTGCTGGGCAAGGACCTGTTCCTGGAACACCCGGATGGTTTTGTCAATCGAGGCGCCATAGCCGCGCAGTTTGTTGTCCAGTTCGGCGGCGTTCGCCACTTTGGCCCGTTCGATCAGTTCCGGCAGGCGCTGCGCCATGAACGCTTCGCGTACGGCCTTTTCCAGTTGCGGCAGGTTCTCATCGGGCACGGTCGAGAGAAAGTCGTTATACACGAGCTTGGTTTCGATGGATCGCTCCAGCAATTGCTGCATCAACTTCTGGCGTTCAGCTTCCAGCTGTTCCTCGGGGACTTTCCCTTCGTACGGCTCCAGCATTTGATTGATCGTGCCCAGCAGATCGCCGGCCAGGATGGTCTGGTTGCCGATCCGGGCCACAATACGGGCCGGACTGTAAAGCGATTCGGCCGACTCCTGCGCCGCGCGACTGGCGGGGTTGGCAGGGGCGGACGGACTCACGCCAGGCGGCGCCGGTCCCGGGGCGGTGGGCAGCGGAGCGGTCGATGCGGTCGAGTACGTCGGTTGCGACGGCGGCTGTTGCTGCGGCGGCGGATAACTGGTCGGCGACTGGGCGCTGGGCTGCGCCGGGAAACGGTTCGCCGGCTGCGGCGGATAACTGGCCGGCGGATAACTGGCCGGCGGTTGCGATTCCGCCGGTTGGCGATACCGCTGCTCGATCGGAGCACGCGAGGCGGTCGCCGGCCGATACGGGGCCGGCGCGCCAACGGGAGACGGCATGCCGCCCGCATAGTCGGTTGGGGGAAGCGCGCTGCCCGGGCTGCCTGTCGTGGGATAAGCCGGCGGACGGTACGCCCCCACAGGCGCCGACGGCGGCGAGTACGACGAAGGCGAGTACGCCCCAGCAGCCGGGTTGGTCTGGCCAGGCGGATTCAAGGGAACGGAGGGCGACGCCGGCGAGGCAACGCCGCCAGGGTTAAACGAGCCGCCGGGCGGATTAAACGAGCCGCCGGGAGGACTATAGGCGCCTCCGCCAGTTGCCGGATTCTGGGCCACCCGATACGAACCATCGCTAGCGCTCGACGAATCCTGAGGGAATCGCGACGGCGAATTATAGTACTGCGCATCAGCAGACGGAGCGCCCGAGTACGGAGCGCTGGAATACTGCGCAGCGGCCGATCCACCCAAAAGGCAGGCGAGACAGGCGATGAACATTCCACATAGCGAGGAGCGTATCACGTACAGCTTTCACATGGTCGACGACGGACAGAAGCGTGGGCTCAATGTCTGGCAATCCGCTCCAGCAGACAGATTCACGCTTCCTGCTTTCGCGCCAGGGGGCATCTTTCCGGAATAACCGTCATAAACGGCATAAAGGGACTTCCTCTCTTGGGAAATCGGCATTCTTTCCCCTCCCCGTGCAGAAAAAACGGAGGAGACCCCGCAGGGCGGCGGAGTATAAAGGCAGCGCTAGAAAATTTGCAACACGGATTTGGCCGCTTTCAGCACGGTGTACGTATCGCGAGAAAATCCCGGTTTGAGCTTCAGATACGCCAGCGACTGGTCGACAATCCGCAGCTTGCCTCCCAGTTTCCGCGACAACTGCTCTACGCGCGGACGGCTGGCGTAGGCGAACACCAGGAAATCGTCTTCGACATATACCTTGTTAATCTGCCAGACGGCCGCATGCAGTCGCATCTCTGACAGCTCCAGCATCCGCTCGACCGGTTCCGGCAGCGGACCAAAGCGGTCGGAAAGTTCTTCGCGGAATTCGCCAATCGCGTCGAAGTCGTTGATCCGCGTCAGTCGCCGGTAGATATCGATCCGCGCCCGCTGGTCGTTGACGTAGTCGCCCGGCAGGAACGCTTCGCCCGGCAGATCAAAGTCGACATCGATCGAAGGGGCCGCCGGCGCTTTCTTGAGCGCCCTGACGGCGTTCTCCAGCAACTGGCAGTACAACTCATAGCCGACGGCGGCGATGTGGCCGCTTTGCTGCGAGCCCAGCAGGTTGCCGGCCCCGCGAATTTCCAGATCGCGCATGGCGATGGCAAAGCCGGCGCCCATTTCGCTGAACTCTTCAATCGCCCTCAGTCGGCGGGCCGCGTTCGGCGACAGGTGCTTGTGCTGATCGACCAGCATGTACGCATAGGCATGGTGCTTGTAACGGCCGACGCGGCCCCGCAGCTGGTGCAGATCGGCCAGCCCGTAGCGGTCGGATTCATCGACAAAGATCGTGTTGGCGTTGGGAATGTCGAGGCCGCTTTCCACGATGGTCGTCGCCAGCAGCATGTCGAACTTGCCTTCGACAAAGTCGACCATCACCTCTTCCAGCTCGGTCTCGTGCATTTGCCCGTGCCCGATCCGCATTGAGGCTTCCGGCACAATTCGCTGCAGCTTCTGGGCCAGCTGTTCGATATCATTGACCCGGTTATGCACAAAATAAATCTGGCCGCCACGGTTCAGCTCCCGCAGTACGGCGTGCCGGATCAGCTCTTCATCAAACCGGGTGACGCGGGTTTCCACCGGCGTACGATCCAGCGGCGGCGTTTCCAGATTGGAGATATCCCGCACGCCGACCAGCGACATGTGCAGCGTTCGCGGGATCGGCGTGGCGCTCATGGTCAGCACATCGACGCTGTTGCGGAGAGCTTTCAGCCGCTCTTTCACCTCCACGCCAAAACGTTGCTCTTCGTCGATGATCACCAGGCCCAGGTTGCAGAATTTGACATCGCGCGAGGCCAGGCGATGCGTGCCGACGACGATATCGATCTTGCCGCTTTTCAGACCGGCCATCACGGAACGCTGTTCGGCCGTGCTGGCGAAACGGCTGAGCCGGCCGATATCCAGCGGGAACTCGCTCATCCGCTGCTGGAAGGTGTGGTAGTGCTGCTCGACCAGGATCGTGGTCGGCGCCATCACGGCGACCTGGTAGCCGCTTTCGACCGCCTTGAATGCGGCCCGCATGGAGACTTCGGTTTTGCCGTAGCCCACATCGCCGCAAAGCAGCCGATCCATCGGCCGCGGCGTGTGCATGTCCCCTTTGATGGCGCGGATGGCGGACAACTGGTCCGGCGTCGGCTCGTAAGGAAAGGAGGCGTCAAACTCCAGCTGCCAGGGAGAGTCCGGCTTGAAGGCGATCCCCGGCTGCGACGCCCGGGCGGCCTGCAGCTCGAGCATGTCGGCGGCCAGATCGACGACGGCGTCTTCCGCTGCTTTCTTCTGCTTCAGCCAGCTTTTACCGCCGATGGTGGCCAGGATGGGCTTGGATTTGGCCCCGCCGATGTACTTCTGGACGAGGTCGATCTTGGAGGCCGGCACATAGATTTTGGCGCCGCCGCGGAACTCGATCCGCAAGTGCTCTTCCACGCCGGCGTCTTTGGTGAGCAGCTCCAGCCCGCGGAAACGGCCCACGCCATGCGCCAGGTGAACGACCAGATCGCCTTCGCGCAAATCCAGGAAGGAGTCGATCGCCTTTCCCAGGCGCCGTTTGGGCGTACGCCGCAGCTCGCCCCGATGGAACAGCTCGCTGGCGGACAGCACCAGCACGTGCTCATCGCGCAGGCGGAAGCCCTGGTGCAAGTGGCCCACGGCGTAATGCAGGCGAC is part of the Lignipirellula cremea genome and encodes:
- a CDS encoding serine/threonine-protein kinase, translating into MFKFNTTFHEATHTLLPDDSATQPAENLLLPQYDQMLLEQKLDWTTKLEFKRLLGAGGQGVVYLSDLRGADDFMIPIALKIFSPEGYADQTEYDLAMHRIARVAGHVAQIQHDNLLDVHNFIERNSIRCMVMEWIDGYDLRRLLTPRMLERVRGRVSVKRWEYINRVVVTVGPVQPRIKAGVAVAIVRDCLSALAALHRQGVVHGDIKPSNIMLKRTGNAKIVDIGSAFEVNVPPTHRTCTPAYAAPEVIDGGDATPRSDLASLGYVLVELLSGQPIFMEQRTRGELLHAKRTLPNRLDEFLPDEVTCNDLLMNFCRGLIAPDPARRFPSAEAADLLKEGAAAFQRQLVMSNLASEYDNEIRLWLEELNELDTHQDADTSSH
- a CDS encoding NAD(P)H-hydrate epimerase encodes the protein MEPPVLPRGLIREVDRRAIEEYGIPGLVLMENAARGAADLLLGLGVQGPVAVCCGKGNNGGDGFALARWLDLLGVETRTLVWADEDQLQGDAATNYRLLQQAGLPIEHFRGAYDGEQLSRSLFGVDWIVDALLGTGAEGNPRPPLDAVLRRLNQQPCRRLAIDLPSGLDCETGEPGEPTFRADHTCTFVARKPGFCAPAAAPYLGEIHIRQIGAPRKLILEIAAQNAGQ
- a CDS encoding LutC/YkgG family protein, which translates into the protein MNSRDKILQNVRRHLPEAAAAPSLDQAWVEYPDPLAHFSDVLASVGGRALVVEDGASLQADLDGNPFYADAKKIVSLIPGIRGNVDLQAVEDPHELGDVDFAVLPAQFAVAENGAVWVTDRGIRHRVVYFLPQHLALVIDGVQVVHQMHQAYARIEFSGPDFGVFISGPSKTADIEQSLVIGAHGPRSNTIYFRKS
- a CDS encoding peptidylprolyl isomerase, whose amino-acid sequence is MFIACLACLLGGSAAAQYSSAPYSGAPSADAQYYNSPSRFPQDSSSASDGSYRVAQNPATGGGAYSPPGGSFNPPGGSFNPGGVASPASPSVPLNPPGQTNPAAGAYSPSSYSPPSAPVGAYRPPAYPTTGSPGSALPPTDYAGGMPSPVGAPAPYRPATASRAPIEQRYRQPAESQPPASYPPASYPPQPANRFPAQPSAQSPTSYPPPQQQPPSQPTYSTASTAPLPTAPGPAPPGVSPSAPANPASRAAQESAESLYSPARIVARIGNQTILAGDLLGTINQMLEPYEGKVPEEQLEAERQKLMQQLLERSIETKLVYNDFLSTVPDENLPQLEKAVREAFMAQRLPELIERAKVANAAELDNKLRGYGASIDKTIRVFQEQVLAQQHLRRQVDTEAEVTHAEMLTYYREHAADYDVPAKARWERLMVRFTDHPSPQAARQAIAQMGNEVVGGAQFAVVAKRSSQGSNASKGGYHDWTTRGSLASEALDEAIFTLPIGKLSQIIEDRNGYHIIRVIERIDDGQVSFVDAQPKIKDAIKNARVQKQQQDFLAELRAKTYVWTVFDDKK
- the mfd gene encoding transcription-repair coupling factor, which codes for MSILQTSQSTQEQLRGLPLRLLEHADLAEAVVSLAAGEAISFEGVWGASRALLAAALQQRASSTLLVVLPDEEAADNFCDEAPLFLDRPIERFPAWESEPGERLVYDEIYGDRLRLLKRLAAGERPAIVAAGIQALLQPTVSQKTVEQNTRLLRVGEQIDVDALLKWLTARGFHATTAVELPGEFSLRGGILDLFAPDWQRPVRIELFDDEVESIRRFEISTQRSCENLEQVEVTVMTPRSKDREHLAAFLPDDVWVLLIEGERIDELGRLYLGRVGDPKLFHSVASVLQSVAGRPTAFASSLALSAFGKPCRLGADSVERFHGEFEEIRAQLEAYGESDDIYLISQTDGEIERLKEMLASTRQAGAGRLHYAVGHLHQGFRLRDEHVLVLSASELFHRGELRRTPKRRLGKAIDSFLDLREGDLVVHLAHGVGRFRGLELLTKDAGVEEHLRIEFRGGAKIYVPASKIDLVQKYIGGAKSKPILATIGGKSWLKQKKAAEDAVVDLAADMLELQAARASQPGIAFKPDSPWQLEFDASFPYEPTPDQLSAIRAIKGDMHTPRPMDRLLCGDVGYGKTEVSMRAAFKAVESGYQVAVMAPTTILVEQHYHTFQQRMSEFPLDIGRLSRFASTAEQRSVMAGLKSGKIDIVVGTHRLASRDVKFCNLGLVIIDEEQRFGVEVKERLKALRNSVDVLTMSATPIPRTLHMSLVGVRDISNLETPPLDRTPVETRVTRFDEELIRHAVLRELNRGGQIYFVHNRVNDIEQLAQKLQRIVPEASMRIGHGQMHETELEEVMVDFVEGKFDMLLATTIVESGLDIPNANTIFVDESDRYGLADLHQLRGRVGRYKHHAYAYMLVDQHKHLSPNAARRLRAIEEFSEMGAGFAIAMRDLEIRGAGNLLGSQQSGHIAAVGYELYCQLLENAVRALKKAPAAPSIDVDFDLPGEAFLPGDYVNDQRARIDIYRRLTRINDFDAIGEFREELSDRFGPLPEPVERMLELSEMRLHAAVWQINKVYVEDDFLVFAYASRPRVEQLSRKLGGKLRIVDQSLAYLKLKPGFSRDTYTVLKAAKSVLQIF